Sequence from the bacterium genome:
CCAAGGCGCGCAGGACCGGCTCCAGCCGCCGCCATTCCTCGGCCGGCTCGACCGGGTCGGCGCCGGGCCGGGTGGACTCGGCGCCGATGTCGAGCAAGTCGGCCCCCTCGGACGCGATTTGCTCGGCTCGCCGCAAGGCCGCGTCTCGATCGGCGTGCCGGCCGCCGTCGGAAAAAGAATCGGGAGTGAGGTTGAGGACGCCCATCAGAAGCGGGCGATCCAGGTTGAGACTCGTGCTTCGTAGTCGCCAAATCATAGGAGGTTGGTAAACCCTGTCATCCCGAGCGCAGCGAGGGATCCTTGCCAAACTCTTGGCTCTAAGTGCCTCCGCAAGGATTCCTCGG
This genomic interval carries:
- a CDS encoding dihydropteroate synthase; the protein is MIWRLRSTSLNLDRPLLMGVLNLTPDSFSDGGRHADRDAALRRAEQIASEGADLLDIGAESTRPGADPVEPAEEWRRLEPVLRAL